One segment of Acidovorax sp. DW039 DNA contains the following:
- a CDS encoding DUF3325 domain-containing protein — protein sequence MPDAVLHAAALAASVLGMAWLALAMEAHWQQVCGTTALPARTAHALRWLGATGLATSLVLCLAVDHASMAVLVWVMGLAAAALAVAFTLTWRPRWLVVLMPWVH from the coding sequence ATGCCTGACGCTGTTTTGCATGCCGCCGCCCTGGCGGCCAGTGTGCTGGGCATGGCCTGGCTGGCCCTGGCCATGGAGGCGCACTGGCAGCAAGTGTGCGGCACCACCGCCCTGCCCGCACGCACCGCGCATGCGCTGCGCTGGCTGGGCGCGACGGGCCTGGCCACCTCGCTGGTGCTGTGTCTGGCGGTAGACCACGCATCCATGGCCGTTCTGGTGTGGGTGATGGGCCTGGCCGCCGCCGCACTGGCGGTAGCCTTCACGCTGACCTGGCGGCCCCGGTGGCTAGTTGTGCTGATGCCTTGGGTGCATTAG